Genomic DNA from Streptomyces capillispiralis:
CGACGGTCCGTCGGGGGTGTCGAAGAAGAGCTTGCCGATCACGGGCACGGTCTGCTGATAGGGCCGGCCGACCTCCTCCGCCGTCACGGGAGCCGGTTCGGGATCGGAGACACCGCTCGCCGGGTCGCCCGCGTCCTCGGCCACCGGCACATCCCGGCTGGCCGAGTCGCGCATGCGGTCGGAGTCCCACAGACCGTCGATGACGGGGTTGAGGAAGTCGTCGCTTCCGCGCAGCCACGCGGAGTCGTCCCAGTCGCGCCATCGGCCCTCGGCCCACCCCTCGGACGCGCGCGAACCGGTCGTGTCACCGAGGAACCGTGAGGGCACGCCGGAGAGCACCGCTGTCACCGCGGCCACCGCCACGGCACACCCCACCATGATCCATGTCATTCCTCGGCTCACTGCTCAACTCCCCAGTCGACGACCGCGATCGGCCCCGCCGCCCCTCGATGGGCCACGGTGCACGCCTCGTACTACGCGCCCCGGCGCCCCCGGGTTCGTGCGGTCACGCGGGCCGCGCGTCCGTCGCCGCCGGGCCCGCGGTCCTTCCCGCCGGCGCGCAAACCCATCCGCCACCAGCCACGTAGAGATCAGGGACAACGGCGGTGAGCCCGAGCGCGGGGCGGATACGGCACGCGCCCCACCGCCGTCATGAACGGCAGCCCCGGACCCGTGCACAACGGTGAGCGTCCGACGGGGCCGACCTCAGGAGCGAAGTGGACAGCGATGCAGTGCGATTCTGCGTGCTGGGACCTGTCAAGGCCTGGCGCGGAGACACCGAAGTACGGTTGGGCAGCCCGCAGCAGCGTGTGGTGATGGCCTCTCTGCTGATCAGAAGGGGAGCGTACGTTTCCTCGGTGGGGCTGGTGGACGCCGTCTGGGGGCCCAGACCGCCGGCCTCGGCGACCAATGCCCTGCGCGTGTACGTGCACCGGCTGCGCCGTGCCATCGGGCCGGTCGGCGAGGGCGGGCCGTCGATCGAGTCCATCGGCAGCGGCTACCGTCTGCATGTGGTGCCGCAGGCGCTGGACCTCGCCGTGTTCCGGACCGTGCTGACGCGCGCTCAGGACCTCCAGCGCGAGGGAGATCACAAGACGGCCGGCCAGGTGCTGCGTTCCGCGCTGGCCCAGTGGCAGGGCCAGTGTCTGGCCGACCTGCCCGGGGTGTGGGCCCAGACCCAGCGCGCACGGCTCGGCAATCTGCGGCTCGACGCCCTGGACGCGTTGTTCACCAGCGAACTGTGCGTCGGCTCCCATCAAGGGCTCATCACCGAGTTGACCGGTGTGGCCGAGGAGTACCCCTTCGAGGAGCGCTTCCGTGAGCTGCTGATGCTGGCCCTCTACCGTTCCGGCCGGCAGGCGTCGGCGCTGGCGGTGTACGAGGAGACCCGGGAACTGCTGGCGCGTGAACTGGGGATCGGGCCCAGCCCGACGCTCGGTCTCCTTCACCAGCAGATACTCCGCGCCGATCCGGCGCTCCTCGCCGATGCCCCCGCTCTCGCCGAGAAGCACCTCGTCCGGCCTCAGCAGGTGAGCACGGTCCGCATGACCCCTCCCGCGGAGCCGCCCGCTCCGACACGGCTGCCGCGCGAACCGTCCGGCTTCATCGGACGGCAGAAGGAGCAGGCCCTGTTCAGGGAGATGGCCCAGGCGGCGCGCAGTACGGCCTGGACGGGCGGAGTCTGCCTGGTCACAGGGGCTGCCGGGGTCGGCAAGAGCGCGTTCGCCGTCCGCATGGCCCACCAGCTCTCGGCCCACTACCCCGACGGATCGATCCACGTCGACCTGCACGGGTACGGACCGGCCGCGCCACTGCTCCCGGAGCAGGTCCTCGACACCGTGCTGCGGGCCTTCGGGGTCGACACCGCGCGTGTCCCCGCACGGACGGAGGCGCGGGCCGCCCTCTACCGCAGCGTGCTGGCCGGCAAGCGGGCCCTGCTGCTGTTCGACAACGCCGTCGACGCGCGCCAGCTGCGCCGGCTGCTGCCCGGCGCGTCCCCGTCCCTGGTCGTCGCGACCAGCAGGAACCATCTGGCGGACCTGGTGCAGGACGGCGCCCGGCATCTCCGGCTGGAGGCACTGCCCGAGCAGGACGCGCGGGCGCTGCTGCGCAGCCGGCTCGGAGTGCCGCGGACGGTGCGGGAGAAGGAGGCCGAGGGCCGGCTGGTCACCCTGGGCCATCGGCTGCCGACGGCTCTGGGGCGGACGGCGGCCCAGGCCGCGACCCGTAAGGACGTCCTCCTCACCCACCTCGCCGACGAGCTGACGGACGCCGCCTCGCCTCTCTACTGGTTCGGCCAGGAGGGCGAGGGAGCCGACCCGCGCACCCTGCTGTCCTGGTCCTACCGCACCCTGACGCCCCAGGCGGCGCGGCTGTTCCGGTTGATGACCCTGGCGCCCGCGTCCCATCTGTCACCGGGGGCCGTCGCCGCGCTCACCGGTGTGCGGCTGTCCCAGGCGAGGCTGCTGCTGGAAGAGCTCGCCGCGATCCACCTCGTGGAGGAACCGGCGCCGGGCCGCTTCGTGCTGACGGGCCTGCCGCGTGCGTACGCCGCCGACTTACTCAAGGAGAGTGCGGACGGGCACGACAGCCGCCGTGCCGCCGCCCGGTTGTCCACGTATCACGCGGTGACGTCGCACCGCACGGCCTCGGGGTGGGGAACCGAGCTCCCCGCCGCCCCGCCGGCCGTGTCGTCACGGGCGGCGAGCGGTGCGGACGGAGGGGGCGGGAGGTGCGGGACCACCGGGGAGGGGTGTCCCCGGATCGTGCCGGCGCAGGACACGCCACACATCCTCACCCGCTCCACGGACCCGGCCGAGCAGGCACGTGCTCACCAGGACACGGGCCTGAACTACCTCCAGGTGGGCCGGCCGTGCGAGGCCCGTTACCACCTCGTCCGCGCGCTGGCCGCCTTCAGCGACCTCGGTGAACTGCTCGAGACCGCGCGCTGCCACGAGTACCTCGCGCTCGTCGCCCTCCGGCGGGGCAAGGTCACCCAGGCCATCCCCCACGCCCAGGCCGCGGCCAACCACCTCGCCGGGACCCGGGACCGTCCCGCCCTGGCCGGGGCACTGCGACGGCTGGCCGGGCTGTGGGAGCTGAGCGGGAGGCTGACCGAGGCGTCGCGCTGCCACCGGTCCGCGATCACGGTGCTCCGGGAACTGGCCGACACTCCCGCCGAGGCTGCCGCGTGGAACGCTCTCGGGTGCGTTCACCACCGGCTGGGCGACAGGAGCGAAGCGGTGCGCTGCTATCGGCGTGCCCGCGAACTGGAGCAGCGTGCCGGTGCCGTCCGGGCGGCCGAGGACCTCGTCCGCCGGGGCGAGGAGGAACACGCACGCGGCGACGTGTGGGCCGCCCAGGAGTCGTGGATCGTCGCACTCGCCGTGCTGGACGAGTACGACCGGCGGGCGGCGGCGCTCGCACTCGGGCGGATGGAGCGGCTCCTCGGCGAACACGCCGACGCCCCGTTCAGATCGTCGTGATCATCACGGCCGGAGCGCGCCCGGGCCGTCGCGTCGCACGCCACGGCTTCCCCCGACGAGGCTCACCAGCCACTCGGCGGGACCGCGCACGGGCCGCTCGGGGACCCGGCCGCAGGACAGCACGCTGATCCACACCTGTGCCGCGTAGAGCGCCACGCACAGCCCGAGGACGGCGGCACCGCTCCACCTCCCGTACAGGCCGAGTCCCAGCCCGGTGAACAGCGACGCCATGACGAGCGACTGCGTCAGATAGTGCGTCAGGGACAGGCGGCCGGTGACCGCGAGCGCCTCGCAGAGCCGTTTGCCCCGCACCGACCGCCAGAGCAGGAACAGCCCGGCGGCATACGCGGCCGCCAGCAGCGGCGCGGACACGGCGTTCGCCGCCTTCCCTACGTAGATCCACTCACGGCCCAGCGGGCCATGCGTGCACACGGCGGCGAACAGCGCCAGGGGGAGGCCTCCGGCCAGGCCGGTCAGTACGGCGCGGCGCTGCAGCGCGGGCTGTCGCGCGACCTGCTCGGCCAGTCCCCGACGGCCCGCGACGAGCCCGCACAGCATGGCGAAGAGGATGTCCGGGGCCGCGAGCAGCCCGCCGACGACGTACACGCCGGACATCCTCGCGTTCTCGAGGATCGTCTGCGCCGGGCCCTGCTGGTAACGGCCCGCCAGAGCCCGCTCACCGGCCTCCACGGCGGCGATGTCGGCCGCCGTCCACGGGCCGAGCGCCAGACTCCACAGCCCGATCGCCAGCAGCACGCCGACGAACAGGACGAGGAGCCCGCCGGCGACCCACAGCAGGGTGCGCGCGGACACGGACCTCACCAGGATCAGGACCACGCCGAGGACCGCGTAGGTCGTGAGGATGTCTCCTGGGAACAGGACGACCGCGTGGACGGCTCCGAGCGCGAACAGTGCCACCAGACGCCGGACGTGACGGGCGGGCGCATGCCCGCGGGGCAGTGTGAGGGCGAAGCTGTAGCCGAAGACGAAGGAGAACAGCAGGTAGAACTTCATCTCCAGCACGGTGGTGACCAGCAGGGCCGGCAGCCAGTCCGCCCAGAGGCCGCCGTCACCGAGGTGGCCGCGCCGGTGGGCACCGGACAGCAGGAAGGCGTTGACGGGCAGTATCCCCGCCAGCGCGAATCCGCGGAGCGCGTCGATCGCCCGCGTTCGCACGAGCGCCGGTGAGGCATCACCCCGGGGCACCGCCCTCGGGCGGCCCGGCACCGCCGCGCCCCTCATGCGCGGAGGGCCTTCGCGGCCGCGGCGCGTACGTCCTCCACCGGTGTCAGGGTTCCGGGGCATTCCGTCGGCGTCCACGCCCCGTGGGCGTTCACGGGGGAACCGAGTCGGAGGGTCCGGCCCGTGAGCGGGTTGCGGTAGGACAGCGGCGCCCGCGGGTCGAGGCCGTGCATGCGGGACAGGGAGGCCACCAGGGTGGTGACGGACCGCCGAGCGGCGGCGGTGGGTTCGCGCACCGTCATGTCGCCCAGGAGCGCGATACCGATGTTGCCGGTGTTGAAGTCGGCCGTGTGGAAGGCGGTGACGCAGTCGCCCGACGCGTTGTGGGCGATCGTTCCCGGGTCGCCGGAGTCACGGCCCTCGTAGACGCGTCCGGCGGCGTCGACGAGGAAGTGGTAGCCGATGTCGCCCCAGCCGTTGTGTACGGCGTGGAGCTGGAAGATGGCGCGTACCGTGCCCGCCGGGTCGGGGTCGTCGTCGGCCGTGACCGTGTGATGGACCGTCACCGCTTGTACGGGGGCGAACGCACGGGATGCGGTGGTGAGGGAGGGCACCGCCCCCCACTGGCTCCTGCGCACCACCGGAAGATCCGCGAGATCGGGGACCTTCTCGGGGGTGCTGGGCAGGGGCGTCGGCGAGGCGGTGGGCGTCGGCGAGGCGCCGGGGGTCGGAGTGGAACCGTGCACCGTGTCCACGATCACGCCGCTGAGCAGGTCGATGCTCTCCGGATAGGCCAGCTGGTACGCCTCCGCCCCGGGAGCGCGCACCAGCGCCCGGGAGACCGCGCGCCGGCGGACGGGCCTGCGCTCGTCCCGGCCGCAGGGGCACCCGGGCTTCACCCGCATCCACGGTGTCGGAGGAACGGACGTGCCGAGGAAGCGGATCTGCAGGCCTTCGCCGGGGCCGGTCCACGTCAGACCGACGGCGGAGATCGGGAACGGCGACCGCTGCGTCTCGCGGGGGCGGGGAGGTCCGGACGCGGAGGGCGAGCCGGTACCGGGCGACCGCACGGGACGACTTGAGCCGGAAGGGCCGGGAGAGCAGGCGGACAACGCACCCGCCGCTGCGGACAGCAGGAGACCTCGTCGGGACGGGAAGGACAGGTTCATGGTGTGTATCCGCGGTGGGTGAGGGCGTTTTTGAGGGCGCGGAGGGCGAGGTGGGTGCGTGATTTGACGGTGCCCTGGGGGATGCCGAGCTGGTGGGCGGTGTCGGCGACGGAGCGGTCGAGGTAGTGGATGTGGAGGAGGATCTCGCGGTGGGAGGGGGTGAGGTCCTGGAGGGCTTGCAGGACGAGGGATGTGTTGAGGGTGTGTTCGTCGTGTTCGCCGCCGGGGATTTCGGGGGTGTCGGTGTCGCTGGTTTCCGGGGGGCGGGCCTGGCGGGCGCGGTGGGCGTCGATGACGAGGTGGCGTACGACGGTGACGAGCCAGGCGCGGATTCCGTCGGCCTGGGCGTCGAGGATGTCGGCGCGGCGCCAGGCGCGCAGGACGGCTTCCTGGACGATGTCCTCGGCGCGGTGGGTGTCGCCGCCGAGGAGTCCGGTGGCGATGCGCAGCAGGGCGGTGCCGTGTTTGTCGTAGACGGCGCGGATGAAGGTCTGGGGGTCGTGGGCGGGTGGCGGGCCGGCAGGCGGGCCGGGCGGGGGTGGGGCGGGTGTGGTGTCGGCGGGGTCCTCCCGGGGTGTGGGTGTGGCGTGCGCGGCGGCCCTGGGCCTCATGCTGATCTGGTCTCCCCCTCGCGCTGTTCCCGGGCGTGCCAGGGGGCGCGAACGTACGGTGCGTCGGTGTACGACCACCCTGTGCGGGGCCACTTAGCAGCGGATTAACAACCACTTGCCCCAGCCGCCGGCGCGACGCCGGACCATCCGTCCCACGCCGACCGCACGCGGGAGGGGCTCGGTCCCTCCCGCGTGTCCTACTCGGGATCGACCGGCGGGGACTGCTTCACCCGGTGCATGCCGGTCTTGCATCCGGCGAACGGGCCGTTGGGCAGGCGCAGTGACGTCATCACGGGTGTCAGGAAGTCCCGGTGCCAGATGCCGGGTCCCGCGAGCCCGCCCTCCGTGCGGGTGTGTTGCTGCCAGGCCATCCACAGGCCGAAGAGCTGGGCCACCGCTTCCAGGTGTTCCCACCATCGGGGACACCACGGCGCCTGCGAGGTGACCTCCCTGCCGTAGACGGGGAGCAGCAGGTTGTGGACCCAGATCTTCAGACCCGCCAGGGCCTCGAAGAAGGCGTCGCCGCTGAGGTAGAGGATGAAGCCCGGCTGGTTCTCGTCCTTCTCCGGTTCACCGCCCGGTCGCGGGGTGTCACTCACGCCCGGGCCGTCCTGCGTCTCCTGCGGGGGCGACGTGTCGGACCGCTCGGGGACGACGGCGGTCCCCTGCTGTCCCGTTTCCTCCAGCGGGCCGGACCGCTGTGACGGTCCGCTGTCGCCGGGTGCCTCCCGCGGTTCCGGCGCCGGCGAGGGCTCCGTCCGGGTCTCCTCGGGAGGGAGCCGGTGGCCGCCCTGTTCGGAGAGCAGCTTGCTGATGAGAGAAGGTGGCTGGTCCGGCATGTTCCTGTCCTGTCGGTCTGCGGACGCGGCCGCGGTCTGCGGCCGGCCGGTGGGGACGACCCCCGCGCGGGCACGGCCTCACACCATGTCCGGCGCCTGCTCGTGCCACTTCTGCGCCGCCCGTTCGGTGATCGCCTGCACCTCTGCCTTGGCCTGGGCGGAGATCGGTCCGGCGTCGGGTTCCTTGTACCAGGGCCGCAGCCGGATCAGCGCCGGCCGCACTCCTGTCGCCAGCAGCAGGGCGGTGCCCTTGGGCAGTGCCCTGATCTTGTCGGCGGGCATGATCGCTTCCTGCCGGTAGGACATCGACCGTGACGAACCGTCCCTGCTGCGGGACGTGCTGTAGGTCTTCACGTCGTGCTGGCCGACCAGCTTGGACACCTTCTCGACGAAGTCGGCGTCGTCCAGGCCCGCTCCGAGCAGCTTGATGGTCGCCGCGCTCCACAGGGCGTCCATGCCGGCCTCCCCCCACACCCGGCTGCCCTGGCGGTAGCTCTGCAGCAGGGTGACGACGTTGATGCCGCGGGATCCGAGGTGGCTGTAGAGATCGGGCAGGTCGGAGATGCGGCAGACGTTGGCGGCCTCGTCCAGTACGGCGGTCATCGGCGGGTCGAGGCGTCCGCCCATCCGCTCCGCCGCGACGACACCGGCGCGCATGGTGCTGTCCGCGAGGCCCGCGATGATGCCGGCCGCGGAGCCGCCGCCGTCCTTGGACAGCAGGTAGAGGGTGTCGTTGCCCAGGACGTGCTGATGGGGATCGAAGCGCGGCAGGCCGGGGTCGGGCGTGACCCAGGCCGCGATCTCGGGGTCCAGCAGGCAGGAGACGCACTGGCGGGCGGTCTCGTAGATGCCGTCGCGTGTCTCCACCGCGCCGAGCACCGTGCCCTGCAACTGCTCGGCCATCGCCGGCAGTCCGACCTCCTTGAGGAGGTCGATGGGCGCGCGGTCGGCCGGGTCGGCGAGCCAGCCCAGCAGGTCGGTGACCGACGACCGGCTGCGCGAGGCGGCGAGGAACAGCGCGGTCAGGGTGTTCTGGGCGGCGGAGATCCAGAAGTCCTTCTTCGCCGAGTCGTCGTTCACCGAGGCCACGAAGTGCCCGGCCATCCTCCGGGAGTTCTCGATCGTGACGCACTCGGCGAGCATGTCCCACCACATGAGCCGCGGTGTGTGGGCGATGCCCTGGGGATCGAAGGTCCACACGGTGCCGGCCTGTTCCCGGGCGGCCCTGGTGACCGAGTAGACGTCGGACTTGTTGCTGGTGAGGAGCACCGCTCCGCGTGCGCGCAGGACGCGGGGGATGGCGATGCCGGTGGACTTGCCGGCCCGGGGGGCCATGAGGTCGAGTTCGACGTCCTCGTAGGAGGAGCGCAGTTCCGGACCGCCCGGGTCGAGGTCGCCCAGAAGATTGCCGCGGTCGTCGGGCTCCACCTCGGTCACGTCCCTCAGGGAGGGCCGCAGTTGTCTGGCTTTCGCGGCGGCCTCCTTCGGAAGGAGGGCGGCCAGTTCCTTGCGTCCGGCGAGGCCGTTGCGGTGCGGGCCACGCCCCTGGAACCGGCGGACGACGAGTACCACGATCGCGGCCAGGACGAGGGTCACGGCCACGGTTCCCACGACCGCGGCGGCCGGTGACCGCGGCCATGCCGTGCTCGGGCCGACGGACACGATCTCGAAGAACGTCGACAGCCGGAACGGCGGTGGGCGCCACCCTCCGCCGGCCACCGCCACCCCGAGTGTCCCGCCGAACCACACCACGCCGCAGAGGGCGAGGACACTGCCCGCCAGAACCGTGACGGCGAGGGTGACCTGCTCGTCGCCGCCCCTGGCGCCCTGGGCCATCAGTGCGTCCCCTCGTCGTGCCGGGCCGTCCGGGTGGGCGTCCAGCGGGTGTTGGTGTCGTGCAGGTGCCGCTCGGCGTCCGTGATGGCGACCCGGATCGGGATGCCCGGCCTGCCGCCCACCTTGATCAGGAACTTGCCGCGTCCCGGAGGCTCCTCGTGGTCACCGGCACTGGCCCAGCCCGGTGGGGACGACCACGAGGACACCAGGGAGATCTCCCGCTCGGACAGCCCCACGACCCGGCCCAGTTCTTCCATCTCGGTCCGGGGAAGTCCGGCGCACACCACCATTCCCGCGCGTTCCACGAAGCCGCGGGCCTTCGCCTTGTCGGCCTCGCTGCCGAGGGCCTCCGCGTCCTTGAGGGTGTGCGTGATCTTGGCGTCGGCCAGGCCCAGGGACCGGTTGAGGCGGGTGAGCGCGTCGATGCGGTCGACGATGCCGGTCGCCGCCCGCAGCGGACGCCACAGTTCGTCCAGCACGGTGAAGTACCACCGGCGCGGCGCCAGCCCGGCGTCCGCCAGGGCGTGGGACGCGGCGACCGTTCCCAGCCCGTCGGACCAGGCGGCGAGCATCGCTGCGGCGGTGAGCTGGGTGTCGGACTCCCCGATGCGTGAGATGTCGATGCACACGGCCGGGGCGGCCGGGTCGATGCGGGTGGAGGTGGCGGAGGCGAAGGTGCTGCCCAAGGGGCCGTCCAACAGGCCCACCAGTGACCGGTGCAGCGGGTCGACGGCGTCCCGGTAGCGTGCGGTCTCCCCGCGGTCGAGGGTGACGGCACGCACCCGGTCCGGCCCTTCCGCGAGGACGGCCACGAGGTCGGGCAGCAGGACGGGCCTGCCGCCGGACGTGCGTTCCCGCAGCAGGTGCAGGGCCGCCGACAGGACGGACTGCTCGTGGTCGTCCATCGGCCTGCCCCGCACGATCGTCACGAGCGCCGCGACCATGTTCAGCACACGGCCGTGCGCCTCGGCGAGCAGCGCCCGCCCGGCCTCGCCGCCGATCCGGGCCGCCGCCTGCCCCATGGCTCCGGGGTCGAGGACGTTGATGCCGCCGGTGCCGCGGCCGATCGAGATCACCTGGCCGCCCAGGGCGCGCACGGTGTCCGCGTAGTCCGGTTTGAGATCGCCGAGCACGAGTGGGACAACGCCCGTGGCGGCCAGACCGATCAGCATCCGGTTCACCAGGGTGGACTTGCCCAGACCCGGCATGCCCAGCATGAACAGCGAGGGGTTGGAGATGTAGCGGGCCCGGGTGAACCAGGACAGGGGGTCACCGCACACGGTGGCACCGGTCATCAGGTGCTGGCCGAGAGGCACCCCGGTCATGGGCGCTCCCGATCCCGCGGCGAAGGGCCACAGGCCGCAGGCCTGCACCGTGGTGGCGCGCCACATCGTGGGCGGGCTCAGATATCCGACCTGCCCGCCGCCGCGTCCGCTCCAGCCGCGGACGGCGTGGGGCTGGGTGTTCCCGGCCGCCGCCCACGGCTGCTTCGGGTCGGAGCCGTTCTTGCGCGTCACAGCGCCTCCTGCAGGTCGCGCGGGATCATCACGTACTCCCAGGGGAGAATCCCGAGGGGAAGGGTGCAGGTGAACGCGGCGGCCTGCATCCGGTCGGCCGGACGCATCGACACGCGTGCGCCGGCCTGGAGGTTGCGCAGGGTCACCGCCGCGTCGGGCAGTTGCTCCGCGGAGTCCACCGTGATGGTCGCCATCAACGAGAACTCCACGAGGCCGGCGCCCGAGGCCTCCTCGGCCGCGGTCTGCTCGGTCGCCGCGATCTCCGAGGCGGCACGCGCCTGCACCATGCCGCGGCCGCTGCTCGCCATGAACTGGGCCGCACGCCGGTCCGATTCCACGATGCGGGCCGACGTGGCGGGGTCGATGGGCCGGTAGATGAGGGCGATGCGCTTGCGGCGGGTGCCGGCGGCGGGCTCCAGCATGCCGCGCAGGACACCGGATCGGACGGTACCGCGCGGCGCCAGGGTGAGCTGCCACGTGCGGGAGACGCCGGAGTCGTGGTGGTAGGCCCCGACCGTCTCCACGGCGGCGGCCGGTCCCGCGTCCTCCCACTCCAGACCCGTGCCCCCTTGGCCGGTGCGGGCGTGCAGGACGTCGGACGCCACGGCGGGGTCGTAGGCGACGCGGGTGACTTCGGCGATGCGCTCCGCGGACAGCGGTGCGGCGGAACCGCCGCCCGCGCCGACGAGTCCGCTCAGGAGGCCGGGGATGCGGATGGCGAGGTCGGCGATGATCTCCTCGACGGCGCGCTTGTTGCCGGGCGGCATGCGGTAGGTGAGCGTGATGTAGGTGTGCATCTCGGAGGAGGCGGCGGGGTAGGTGCGCACCACCTCCTCCATCACCGAACGGGCCAGCGGGGGCGCGTCGGGGGACACCCGGGGCAGGACCTCCAGCGCGAGCCGGGTTCCCGGGTCGGGGGCCGTCTCGACCACGACGGTCGCGCCCTTGAGGTCGGGTTCGTGGGCCAGCCGTGCCAGCCAGTCCCCCCAGGACGCCACCCACACGTCGACCTGGTCCGGGTCGACCAGGGAACCGCCGTCCGGCTCGCATCCCAGCACGATGCTGTACATGTTGCGGCCGTTGTGGTGGATGACGCCGAACGGCCTGCCGTATGCGTCGTGGCCCTCCGACACCGTCACCCTGCTGAGCAGTCCGGGCGGCCGGAACCGGCCTCCGGGGCGCTGGGACAGGGGTCCGGAGACGTAGATGTGCGAGCCCTTCGACCTGCGTCGCCTCCATCCCACCCGCACGGCCAGCAGCTGGTAGAGGTTGCGGCCGTCCTGGGTGCGCACGACCAGGGGGGTCAGGGCCATCGCGACCGGCACCGCGACCACCACGGCGGCGACCAGTGAGATCAGGGAGAACAGCAGGGTGAGCACCAGCCCGCCGAACACACCGACGGTGCCGAGCATGCCGAACGGGCCGAGTCCGGGCCGGCGGGGCCGGCGCCAGTTGCCATAGGTCGGGTGCGTCACTGAGGGGTGTGCTGTCACGTGGGTTCCTCTTCGGGGAGGACCGCCGGCGCCGGGCGCCGGCGGCCGTCTGGTCTAACGGTTGTGTCCTGCGGCGCCGTCGGAGCCGTCCAGTGAGTGCGCCGTCGCTTTCATGGCGCCCTTGGCCACCGTCGCCGCCGCGCCGAGAGCCGCGGCGCCCACGGCGGCGCCCGGCGCGGAACCGCCGCCGCCCCCACCGCCCGCACCGGACGGCCCGGCCGGGGCCTGACCGCCGCCGCCCGGACGGCCGCCGTCGGCCGCTGCCGCGGCCTGCTTGCCGACCGCGCCGACGGCACCCGCCACCGCCGCGGGCGGCGAGGAGGGTGAACTCGGCGCTCCGGACGCTCCGGACGCCCCCGACGCACCGGCGCCCATGCCGCCCGACAGGCCCGGCATGAGCGAACGCGCTCCACTGGCGATCGCTCCGGGCGCC
This window encodes:
- a CDS encoding DUF418 domain-containing protein, producing the protein MRTRAIDALRGFALAGILPVNAFLLSGAHRRGHLGDGGLWADWLPALLVTTVLEMKFYLLFSFVFGYSFALTLPRGHAPARHVRRLVALFALGAVHAVVLFPGDILTTYAVLGVVLILVRSVSARTLLWVAGGLLVLFVGVLLAIGLWSLALGPWTAADIAAVEAGERALAGRYQQGPAQTILENARMSGVYVVGGLLAAPDILFAMLCGLVAGRRGLAEQVARQPALQRRAVLTGLAGGLPLALFAAVCTHGPLGREWIYVGKAANAVSAPLLAAAYAAGLFLLWRSVRGKRLCEALAVTGRLSLTHYLTQSLVMASLFTGLGLGLYGRWSGAAVLGLCVALYAAQVWISVLSCGRVPERPVRGPAEWLVSLVGGSRGVRRDGPGALRP
- a CDS encoding N-acetylmuramoyl-L-alanine amidase is translated as MRSPGTGSPSASGPPRPRETQRSPFPISAVGLTWTGPGEGLQIRFLGTSVPPTPWMRVKPGCPCGRDERRPVRRRAVSRALVRAPGAEAYQLAYPESIDLLSGVIVDTVHGSTPTPGASPTPTASPTPLPSTPEKVPDLADLPVVRRSQWGAVPSLTTASRAFAPVQAVTVHHTVTADDDPDPAGTVRAIFQLHAVHNGWGDIGYHFLVDAAGRVYEGRDSGDPGTIAHNASGDCVTAFHTADFNTGNIGIALLGDMTVREPTAAARRSVTTLVASLSRMHGLDPRAPLSYRNPLTGRTLRLGSPVNAHGAWTPTECPGTLTPVEDVRAAAAKALRA
- a CDS encoding sigma-70 family RNA polymerase sigma factor, with protein sequence MRPRAAAHATPTPREDPADTTPAPPPPGPPAGPPPAHDPQTFIRAVYDKHGTALLRIATGLLGGDTHRAEDIVQEAVLRAWRRADILDAQADGIRAWLVTVVRHLVIDAHRARQARPPETSDTDTPEIPGGEHDEHTLNTSLVLQALQDLTPSHREILLHIHYLDRSVADTAHQLGIPQGTVKSRTHLALRALKNALTHRGYTP
- a CDS encoding AfsR/SARP family transcriptional regulator, producing the protein MLGPVKAWRGDTEVRLGSPQQRVVMASLLIRRGAYVSSVGLVDAVWGPRPPASATNALRVYVHRLRRAIGPVGEGGPSIESIGSGYRLHVVPQALDLAVFRTVLTRAQDLQREGDHKTAGQVLRSALAQWQGQCLADLPGVWAQTQRARLGNLRLDALDALFTSELCVGSHQGLITELTGVAEEYPFEERFRELLMLALYRSGRQASALAVYEETRELLARELGIGPSPTLGLLHQQILRADPALLADAPALAEKHLVRPQQVSTVRMTPPAEPPAPTRLPREPSGFIGRQKEQALFREMAQAARSTAWTGGVCLVTGAAGVGKSAFAVRMAHQLSAHYPDGSIHVDLHGYGPAAPLLPEQVLDTVLRAFGVDTARVPARTEARAALYRSVLAGKRALLLFDNAVDARQLRRLLPGASPSLVVATSRNHLADLVQDGARHLRLEALPEQDARALLRSRLGVPRTVREKEAEGRLVTLGHRLPTALGRTAAQAATRKDVLLTHLADELTDAASPLYWFGQEGEGADPRTLLSWSYRTLTPQAARLFRLMTLAPASHLSPGAVAALTGVRLSQARLLLEELAAIHLVEEPAPGRFVLTGLPRAYAADLLKESADGHDSRRAAARLSTYHAVTSHRTASGWGTELPAAPPAVSSRAASGADGGGGRCGTTGEGCPRIVPAQDTPHILTRSTDPAEQARAHQDTGLNYLQVGRPCEARYHLVRALAAFSDLGELLETARCHEYLALVALRRGKVTQAIPHAQAAANHLAGTRDRPALAGALRRLAGLWELSGRLTEASRCHRSAITVLRELADTPAEAAAWNALGCVHHRLGDRSEAVRCYRRARELEQRAGAVRAAEDLVRRGEEEHARGDVWAAQESWIVALAVLDEYDRRAAALALGRMERLLGEHADAPFRSS
- a CDS encoding DUF4913 domain-containing protein; amino-acid sequence: MPDQPPSLISKLLSEQGGHRLPPEETRTEPSPAPEPREAPGDSGPSQRSGPLEETGQQGTAVVPERSDTSPPQETQDGPGVSDTPRPGGEPEKDENQPGFILYLSGDAFFEALAGLKIWVHNLLLPVYGREVTSQAPWCPRWWEHLEAVAQLFGLWMAWQQHTRTEGGLAGPGIWHRDFLTPVMTSLRLPNGPFAGCKTGMHRVKQSPPVDPE
- a CDS encoding type IV secretory system conjugative DNA transfer family protein — encoded protein: MAQGARGGDEQVTLAVTVLAGSVLALCGVVWFGGTLGVAVAGGGWRPPPFRLSTFFEIVSVGPSTAWPRSPAAAVVGTVAVTLVLAAIVVLVVRRFQGRGPHRNGLAGRKELAALLPKEAAAKARQLRPSLRDVTEVEPDDRGNLLGDLDPGGPELRSSYEDVELDLMAPRAGKSTGIAIPRVLRARGAVLLTSNKSDVYSVTRAAREQAGTVWTFDPQGIAHTPRLMWWDMLAECVTIENSRRMAGHFVASVNDDSAKKDFWISAAQNTLTALFLAASRSRSSVTDLLGWLADPADRAPIDLLKEVGLPAMAEQLQGTVLGAVETRDGIYETARQCVSCLLDPEIAAWVTPDPGLPRFDPHQHVLGNDTLYLLSKDGGGSAAGIIAGLADSTMRAGVVAAERMGGRLDPPMTAVLDEAANVCRISDLPDLYSHLGSRGINVVTLLQSYRQGSRVWGEAGMDALWSAATIKLLGAGLDDADFVEKVSKLVGQHDVKTYSTSRSRDGSSRSMSYRQEAIMPADKIRALPKGTALLLATGVRPALIRLRPWYKEPDAGPISAQAKAEVQAITERAAQKWHEQAPDMV